A genomic window from Silene latifolia isolate original U9 population chromosome 11, ASM4854445v1, whole genome shotgun sequence includes:
- the LOC141613282 gene encoding uncharacterized protein LOC141613282, translated as MLEVAQQYGVTRKAITNLWNETKQQRDAGELINVNSKLKGREGTNKVIFDAARWVKSKVIRSHTNAIKPSLTDKNKLARLIFCLSKLYYDDMLSKIMFKDHVIHIDEKWFYVTKDGQRYYLSQTEPEPEEEPHRSVQSKSYIGKIMFMGAVGRPKFSNNNECVFDGNIGIWPFVSLEPAQRNSKNRVAGTMETKPIDSITKQVVKNMMLGVVLPEIKRKWPANASKTIFIQQDNTRLHISNTDPDFREAASSDGWNIQLVQQPPNSPDLNVLDLGGCMLEVLKRRGHNDYKIPHMHKSKLAKEGLLPEYLEAEKSLVKDSIRYIHNVDSIDVANAGNAENITDLVDVVMLDSPYFIDMRS; from the exons ATGTTAGAGGTGGCTCAACAATATGGTGTAACCAGAAAAGCCATCACGAATTTATGGAATGAAACAAAGCAACAAAGAGATGCAGGGGAACTCATTAACGTGAATAGCAAACTAAAGGGAAGGGAAGGAACTAACAAGGTTATATTTGATGCTGCAAG GTGGGTTAAAAGCAAAGTGATCAGGAGTCATACCAATGCAATCAAACCAAGTTTGACAGACAAAAATAAGCTTGCTAGGTTAATTTTTTGTCTCTCTAAGCTATATTATGATGATATGCTTAGTAAAATAATGTTCAAAGACCATGTTATACACATAGATGAGAAATGGTTTTACGTTACTAAAGATGGGCAAAGGTACTACTTAAGTCAAACAGAACCAGAGCCAGAAGAAGAACCACACAGAAGTGTTCAATCAAAATCTTACATTGGCAAAATCATGTTTATGGGTGCTGTTGGGAGACCAAAATTTTCAAATAACAATGAATGTGTTTTTGATGGAAATATAGGAATTTGGCCCTTTGTTTCTTTGGAGCCAGCCCAAAGAAATTCCAAGAATAGGGTTGCAGGCACAATGGAGACAAAACCAATTGACTCCATTACTAAACAAGTTGTCAAGAATATGATGTTAGGGGTGGTGCTACCAGAAATCAAGAGAAAATGGCCTGCAAATGCAAGTAAAACCATATTCATCCAGCAAGATAATACACGGCTACACATCAGCAACACAGATCCAGATTTCAGAGAGGCGGCAAGCAGTGATGGGTGGAACATACAATTAGTTCAGCAGCCCCCAAATTCACCAGACCTTAATGTgttggatttgggg GGTTGTATGCTAGAAGTGTTAAAACGAAGAGGACATAATGATTACAAAATACCACACATGCATAAGAGCAAGTTAGCAAAGGAAGGATTATTACCAGAGTATTTAGAGGCAGAAAAAAGCTTGGTAAAAGATAGCATCAGGTATATTCACAATGTTGACAGTATTGATGTTGCTAATGCAGGTAATGCAGAAAATATTACTGACTTGGTAGATGTTGTAATGTTAGATTCACCATATTTCATAGATATGCGCAGTTAG
- the LOC141614810 gene encoding uncharacterized protein LOC141614810, with the protein MGSCISHHHSKHHKGLSDDRIHHLPPINGNYPDAPSPQPPPPPPPLTLAPPSVPATFDPPIAYPYDAPQVETEAETETGDFKLVAGGNQNKVGEQEVEAVEFGNTSGDNSSIFKRKGGNIDIQIGNNINEGVKQKIGKISIGNAISAGA; encoded by the exons ATGGGAAGTTGCATAAGCCACCATCATTCCAAACATCATAAGGGCCTTTCCGACGACCGGATTCATCACTTGCCACCCATTAACGGCAATTACCCTGATGCTCCGTCTCCTcaacctccacctccacctccacctcttACATTAGCTCCACCATCGGTCCCGGCCACCTTCGACCCTCCTATTGCCTACCCGTACGATGCTCCTCAAG TTGAAACCGAGGCAGAGACAGAGACGGGAGACTTCAAGTTGGTAGCCGGGGGTAACCAGAATAAGGTAGGGGAGCAAGAAGTTGAAGCTGTTGAATTTGGCAACACTAGTGGTGACAATTCGTCCATCTTTAAACGAAAAGGCGGTAATATTGATATTCAAATCGGCAATAATATAAATGAAGGCGTGAAACAAAAGATCGGCAAGATTTCGATTGGTAATGCCATTAGCGCCGGTGCCTAA